A section of the Verrucomicrobium sp. GAS474 genome encodes:
- a CDS encoding LysM peptidoglycan-binding domain-containing protein, whose protein sequence is MPRIGPLSLLYSTGLLCGLLLLSLSAPLPARAQSDPGAREDEKAARQKLLRASDQIDSLQAALDSHTTQIADMKMTIGQQKADLDALRSQLATLKDENTALRAALAKLDAARADERKTLLDEVGKIVAENSKRAPAPTPPPSAPPKESAAASGEKAPDKGAETGFDYVVVKGDTLHAIAVAYQGNDVHVTVADLRKANGLGKDEAIHVGQKLFIPKK, encoded by the coding sequence ATGCCACGCATCGGTCCCCTCTCCCTTCTTTACTCGACCGGCCTGCTTTGCGGGCTGCTCCTCCTCTCCCTTTCGGCCCCCCTCCCGGCCCGGGCGCAGAGCGATCCCGGCGCGCGCGAGGACGAGAAGGCCGCCCGCCAGAAACTCCTCCGCGCATCGGACCAGATCGACTCCCTCCAAGCCGCCCTCGATAGCCACACGACGCAGATCGCCGACATGAAGATGACGATCGGCCAGCAGAAGGCCGACCTCGACGCGCTCCGCTCCCAGCTGGCAACGCTGAAGGACGAGAACACGGCCCTCCGCGCCGCCCTGGCGAAGCTCGACGCCGCCCGCGCCGACGAGAGGAAGACCCTCCTCGACGAGGTCGGCAAGATCGTCGCCGAAAACTCGAAGCGCGCCCCGGCCCCGACGCCCCCTCCCTCCGCCCCGCCGAAGGAGAGCGCCGCCGCTTCCGGGGAAAAGGCTCCCGACAAGGGGGCCGAAACCGGATTCGATTACGTCGTCGTGAAGGGCGATACCCTCCACGCCATCGCCGTCGCCTACCAGGGTAACGACGTCCATGTCACCGTCGCCGATCTGCGGAAAGCCAACGGGCTGGGGAAGGATGAGGCGATCCACGTGGGGCAAAAGCTCTTCATCCCCAAAAAATAG
- a CDS encoding MBL fold metallo-hydrolase, with protein MPHRSRQDVHPADATGPLPTEKEAIHALRRPRPGRGKNFITEVLLPSLFSRKQGTKNKPIFPKLEKGQVCITWIGHASFLIQTPEHNILVDPNWANWMLVIRRLKHAGFEIDDLPDIDLVLITHAHFDHLNRRSLRKIAARQPIVVPSGVSNLVHDLGFEKVHEMNWWDTWTFRGLSITFTPAKHWGARVLHDSHRGYGGYVIRYGERSVFHCGDTAYFDEFKQIGARLKPEIVLMPIGAYENPSQRDVHIGPEQAVCAFRELQGQTMIPMHFGTYRLSFEPLHEPAQRLLTAAAREGVSQRIKFLVEGMPQTF; from the coding sequence GTGCCCCACCGCTCCCGACAGGACGTCCACCCCGCCGACGCGACCGGCCCCCTTCCGACCGAGAAGGAGGCCATCCACGCCCTGCGCCGTCCCCGCCCGGGCCGGGGGAAGAACTTCATCACCGAGGTCCTCCTCCCCTCCCTCTTCTCCCGGAAGCAAGGGACGAAGAACAAGCCGATCTTCCCGAAGCTGGAGAAAGGCCAGGTCTGCATCACCTGGATCGGCCACGCCTCCTTCCTCATCCAGACCCCGGAACACAACATCCTCGTCGACCCGAACTGGGCGAACTGGATGCTCGTCATCCGCCGCCTGAAGCATGCCGGGTTCGAGATCGACGACCTCCCCGACATCGACCTCGTCCTCATCACCCACGCCCACTTCGACCACCTGAACCGCCGCTCCCTCCGCAAGATCGCCGCGCGGCAGCCGATCGTCGTCCCCTCGGGCGTCTCGAACCTCGTCCACGACCTCGGCTTCGAGAAGGTCCACGAGATGAACTGGTGGGACACCTGGACCTTCCGCGGCCTCTCGATCACCTTCACCCCCGCGAAGCACTGGGGCGCCCGCGTCCTCCACGACAGCCACCGCGGCTACGGCGGCTACGTCATCCGCTACGGGGAACGCTCCGTCTTCCACTGCGGGGACACCGCCTACTTCGACGAGTTCAAGCAGATCGGCGCCCGCCTCAAGCCCGAGATCGTCCTCATGCCGATCGGGGCCTACGAGAACCCCTCCCAGCGCGACGTCCACATCGGGCCGGAGCAGGCCGTCTGCGCCTTCCGCGAGCTCCAGGGCCAGACGATGATCCCGATGCACTTCGGCACCTACCGCCTCAGCTTCGAGCCCCTCCACGAGCCCGCCCAGCGCCTCCTCACCGCCGCCGCCCGCGAAGGG